CTGCACGGCCTCGGTGGTGAGCACCTTGGGCTGTTCGGCGGTGATGTCGATGCCCTCCTCGCGCATCGCCTCGACGGCGACCGGGTTGATCTGGTCGGCGGGCATGGACCCGGCGGAGCGGACCTCGACGCGGTCGCCCGCCAACTCGCGGAGATAGCCGGCGGCCATCTGGGAACGGCCGGCGTTGTGGACGCAGACGAAGAGGACGGAAGGCTTCTGGTCGGTCATGGTCGTTCGCTTCTTTCAGTCGGTGAGGGTGGCGAGGAGGCCGCGGACGCGGCCCTCGATGTCCTGGCGGATCGCTTCGACGCCCTCGGGCGAGGCCAGCGCAGGATCGCCCACGGCCCAGTCCTCATAGCGGACGCCGGGGATGATCGGGCAGACGTCGCCGCAGCCCATCGTGACCACCACGTCTGCGGCGCGCACCGCGTCGTCGGTGAGCGGCTTCGGGAACGCCGTCTCGGCCTCCTGCGCGCCCTCGATCTCGGTGAGCAGCGAGCGCACGTGCGGGTGCACGTCCGACGCCGGGGCGGATCCTGCGGAGCGTGCGACCACGCGGCCGCCGGCGAGCTGGTCGACGATCGCGGCGGCGAGCTGGGAGCGGCCCGCGTTCTGCACGCACACGAACAGCACCTGCGGCACCCCGGCCGTCCGGTCCCGGGTCAGGTCTGCGAGGCGCTGCCGGGCGAACCTTTCGGTCAGCGGGATCATGTGCGCTGTCAGCTTCGCGGACCGCACCAGGCCGGCGTAGGACTCGCGCACAATCGCGATCACGAGGTCCCGGTTCAGCCCGGTCAGCTCGTCCGCGAGCTCCTCCGCGAGCCTGGTGACTCGGGCGTCCATCTGCTGCAGGGCCGCGGCCCGTGCCGCGGCGTCTTCGGGGTCGTCGGTGACGGCCGCGGCGGGAGCGAACGCGTCGAGGAGGGCTGCGACGGCGCGCTGTTTGCCCGGGGCGATGCGGTAGTAGACCCAGGTGCCGCGGCGCTCGGACAGCAGCATCCCGGTCTCCTTCAACACCTTCAGGTGGTGCGAAACGGTCGGCTGTGACACCTCGGCGAGGTCGGCGAGGTCGCACACGCAGGACTCGCCGCGCGGGTCGGTCGCGATCGCGGAGAGCATCCGCAGCCGCAGCGGGTCAGCGAGTGCTTTCAGTGCCCCGGCCACGGTCGTGGCGGCCTCGGTGCCGATTGCGTGCGCCGTGGACGGTGCGCACGTGTCGGCGTCAGAGATGACGGTCGTGTCGGTCATGACGTCCTCGATTCGGTGGCGTAGGGGTCGGTGTGGAACCAGGTCTTCGCGGCCCAGAGTGAGACGTAGACCAGGCCCACGAGCACGGGCACTTCGATGAGCGGGCCCACGACCCCGGCCAAGGCCTGGCCGGATGCCGCGCCGAAGGTGCCGATCGCGACCGCGATGGCGAGCTCGAAGTTATTGCCCGCGGCGGTGAACGCGAGCGTCGTGGAGCGCGCGTAGCCCAGGCGGAGTGCCTTGCCCAGCAGGATGCCGGCGAACCACATCAGCGCGAAGTAGACCAGCAGCGGCAGCGCGATCCTGGCGACGTCCATCGGGTGGGAGGTGACCTGTTCGCCCTGCAGGGCGAACAGCAGCACGATCGTGAACAGCAGCCCGTAGAGCGCCCACGGCCCGATCCTCGGGAGGAACTTCTCCTCGTACCAGTCGCGCCCCTTGCGCTTCTCGCCGACGAAGCGGGACGCGAATCCGGCCGCCAACGGGATGCCGAGGAAGACGAGGACGTTGAGTGCGATCTGCCAGACGGAGACCTCCAGGCCCTGCGCGTCCAGTCCGAGCCATCCGGGCAGCACGGTCAGGTAGAACCAGCCCAGCACCGAGAACATCACGACCTGGAAGACCGAGTTGATCGCGACCAGCACCGCGGTCGCCTCGCGGTCGCCGCACGCGAGGTCGTTCCAGATCACCACCATCGCGATGCAGCGGGCGAGCCCGACGATGATCAGCCCGGTCCGGTACTCGGGCAGGTCCGGCAGGAAGATCCACGCGAGCGCGAACATGACCGCGGGCCCCACGAGCCAGTTCAGCACGAGCGAGGAGACGAGGAGCTTCTTGTCGCCCGTGACGGCGGCGACCTTGTCGTAGCGGACCTTCGCGAGCACCGGGTACATCATCACCAGCAGGCCCAGCCCGATCGGGATCGAGATCCCGCCGACCTCCATCGCGGACAGCGCGTCCGAGAGCGCGGGCACGAAACGGCCGAGCAGGAGGCCTGCGACCATCGCGAGGCCGATCCACAGCGGCAGCCACTTGTCGAGGGTGGACAGCCGTTTCGGGGCGGTGCGGGTCAGGGAGTCGGTCATGCGAGCAGCTCTTCGATCTTCGCGACGTAGACGGGCTTCGGATGCGCGCCGATCAGCACGTCCACGCGCTCCCCGTCCCGGTAGAACCCGAGGGTGGGGATCGAGGTCACGCCGGCCGCGGTCACGGTCTCGGGGTTCTGGTCGGCGTCGACCTTCACGATCTTCACCCGGCCCGCGTAGTCGCTGGCGAGCTGGTCCAGGATCGGGGCGATCGCCTTGCACGGGCCGCACCAGGTCGCCCAGATGTCGACCACGACGGGTAGCTCGGACTCGATCACCTCAGCCCGGAAAGTAGCGTCGGTGACGGGAGTGACGATGCTCATGCGGAGACCTCCAAAGCAAGCTCAGGAACGGTGGTGGGTTCGAGGTTCGACAGGTAGTGCTGGGCGTCCTGCGCGGCCGCGCAGCCGGTGCCCGCGGCGGTGATCGCCTGCCGGTACGTGTGATCGACGAGATCCCCGGCCGCGAACACCCCGGGCAGGTTCGTCCGCGTCGACGGGTGCGCGACCCGCACATACCCGTCCGCGTCGGTGTCGACCTGCCCGGTCACGAGCTCGGAACGCGGGTCGTGCCCGATCGCGACGAACACCCCCGTCGCGTCGAGCGTGCGCTCGGCCCCGGTGACGGTGTCGCGCAGCGTGAGCCCGGTGACCTGCTCATCGCCGAGGATCGCAGCGACCTCACTGTTCCAGGCGACCTCGATCTTCGGGTCCTCCAGCACGCGCTGCGCCATGATCCTCGACGCGCGGAACTCGTCCCGGCGGTGCACGACGGTCACCTTCGACGCGAACCGGGTGAGAAACAGGGCCTCCTCCATCGCGGAGTCCCCGCCGCCGACCACGACGATCTCCTGCTCGCGGAAGAAGAACCCGTCGCACGTCGCGCACCAGGACACTCCGTGCCCCGACAGCCGCTCTTCTTCGGAGAGGCCGAGCTTGCGGTACGCGGAACCCATCGTGAGGACCACCGCCCGCGCCCGGTACGTCGCCCCGGCACCGGTCTCGATGGTCTTCACGTCGCCGTCGAGCTCGAGGCGGATCGCGTCGTCGTAGACGATCCGAGCGCCGAATCGCTCGGCCTGCGCCCGCATCGACTCCATCAGCTCCGGTCCCTGCACGCCATCGACGAAGCCCGGGAAGTTCTCCACCTCTGTCGTCGTCATCAACGCACCGCCCGCGGTCACCGAGCCCGCGATCACGACCGGCGCGAGACCCGCACGCGCCGCGTAGACCGCCGCCGTGTATCCGGCGGGACCGGACCCGACGATGACCAGTTCGACTTCTTGATTCGACATGCTTCTATATTGACATCTATCGAATCAATCCGCGAGTTCGCGATGGCTTTGTCACCGGATGTTCACCTACCGTGCTCAGGCATGGCCGCCAACACCCTTCGCGCGTGAACCTCCGCATCATCGACGAAAAAGGCGCGAAAAGTGCACTCTTCAACAATCGGACCTACCAGTATCGGGGATCACGACGTGAAGTCGAGAGCCGTCTGCAAGCGACGCATCGACGAACGGTGAGCTCACATCGACGCGTCTCCCCGTCGCCTGCAGCATCCGTTCAACCAAGTCTCGAACGAGCGTCTCGGTGAGCACGACGTCGGTGAGCTCTGGATCGCCGCCGCGGGCGATGAACACGCGCGAGGGGCTGTTGATCCAGATCTCCTCGATTTCGGGATCGTCGAGAAACGCCTGCAGCGGCCCGAGGCCCGTGAGCGATGCGATGATCTGGCGGGCTGCCGCTCGTTCGTCTGCGATCAGCTGCCCCGCTCCCGCGAGCGCTCGCTCTGAATAGCGCTGCAGCTCTTCGGACACGTATCGCTCGGTGAGCTCGGCATGATGCGAGAGGTCTGTACCATCGCGCCTCACCCGCTCACGGACGGCTTCCGCGATGATGTCCACTGCGGTCGTCATGGGGACATCCTGCCGAAATCGCGTGTTCGTCGTGAAAGTTATCCACATTTCGCCAAGCCATCGCGCTCCACGGCATCGGTGAGGCAATCTCACAGTCTGTGCTCATCAGAAAATCAATAAACTAGAAGTTCCGCGGGAGTGGTGAAATTGGCAGACACGCAGGATTTAGGTTCCTGTGCTTTCGAGCGTGTGGGTTCAAGTCCCACCTTCCGCACTCGGGCAACACCACATCCATTCGTCATTGTTGGGAGACCGCCTGATGTTGAACGCCAGTCTGATCCCCTGGCTCGACCCCGAGGTGATCATCACGGCCGCCGGGCCGTGGGCGGTTCTCGTCGTCTGTCTCATCGTCTTCGCTGAGACGGGTCTTCTCGTCGGATTCCTGCTTCCCGGCGACACCCTGCTGATCATGGCGGGCCTGCTGTCGTTCAGTCCTGGGCTCGGGTTTGACGTGTGGTGGGTCGCTCTCTTCATCGGAGCGGCCGCGTTTATCGGCGGGGAGGTCGGCTACCTGATCGGACATCGCGGGGGTCCGCGAGTGTTCGAGCGAAAAGAGTCCGGCCTCTTCAGCGTCGAGAACGTCAGACGAACCAACGCGTTCTTCGAGAGGTTCGGACCTATTGCGGTCGTCGTCGCACGGTTCGTGCCGGTGATTCGAACGTTCGCACCGGTTGCTGCGGGTGTAGCGCACATGAACTACCGCAGGTACAGTCTCTACAACTTCGTCGGCGCCATGCTCTGGGGAGTCGGCCTCGTCTTCGCCGGCTACTTTCTAGGGTATGTTCCCCCGATCGCTAACTTCGTGCGCGACTACATCGACCTGATTCTCGTTGCTGCCGTGGCGCTGACCGTCATCCCGACGGTCTGGCATTACCTTGCCGCGCGTCGCAAAGCGCGTGAATCTGTCGCGGACGGCGAAACAGCGCGTACGGATGCTGAGGGTGCGGCCGAGCTTCGACTGGACTCGTCGGTCTTCGGCAAGCGTCGCCGATGAGACAGCCGCCCTCAGGAATGGGCGATGTTCTCTGTGTCCGAGTGCCGGGCGGGTTCAAGCTGAAATGTCGAGTGGTCGACGTCGAAGTGGTCTGCGAGACATGACGTGAGATGGTCGAGCAGCTCTCCGACTCGGCCTTCCTCGAAGACCTCGCGTCGCACGATCACGTGGGCGGTGAATACGGATTGACCCGAGGTGATTGACCACACGTGAACGTCGTGCACGCCCACGACACCCGTCGCATCGCGCACGTGCTCGCGGATCAGCTCGACGTCCGTTCCCGCTGGTGTCGATTCGTTGAGCACGCGCCATACGTCGCGCAGCAGCACCGCGGCACGAGGGAGGATCCCGGCGGCGATGAGGAGCGATGCGATCGCGTCGGCCTTCATGAAGCCCGTCGTCATGATGACGATCGCCGACATTGCCACGAGAACGGAGCCGAGCAAGTCGCCGAAGACCTCGAGGTAAGCGCCCTTCATATTGATGGAGTGCCGCGCGCCCTGTCGCAGCAGTCCGAGAGAGACAGCGTTGACGACGAGCCCGATGAGCGCGACGATGAGCACCGGAAGGCCGCTGACATGCGCGGGCGCGCTGTCAACGAGACGCTGGATTCCCTCGATGGCGACCGAGACGGCGACGCTCGTGAGAATGAGCCCGTTCGCGAGCGCCGCCAGCACTTCGGTGCGCTGGAAACCCCAGGTATGGCGGTCCGTCGCTGGGCGCAGCGCGATCCTCATAGCGACGAGAGCGATCACGAGTCCGGTGAGGTCGGAGAACATGTGTCCAGCGTCAGCGAGCAGCGCGAGCGACCCCGTCATGATCCCGCCGACGACCTCGACGATCAGCGTCACCGATACGAGCGCGATCACGCCGATCAAGCGCTTTCGGTTCGCCGTTCCGTGAGAATGATCGTGTGCCATGACTCCACGTTAGGCACGCGCGGACGATCTTCTCCAGCATCGTGCCCAGATAGGAATGATGGCCGTTCTCATTACCGTTCTCGACGGCCTAGCGCACGTCAGAGCGCCTGAAGAAGCGGCACTGCCGCCTGAAAGGCGCGCGCTCGATGAGAGATCTCATTCTTGTGCTCTGGCGCGAGTTCAGCCGAGCTGACCGAGAGGCCCTCCGGAATGAAAATCGAATCGTAACCGAAGCCGTTCTCGCCGCTCTCGGCGTGAGCGACACGGCCAGGCCACTCTCCACGCGCAACGTTCTCGGTGCCCGATACCGGGTCGACGATTGCGATCGCGCAATGGAAACGCGCTGCGCGATTCGGGTCGTCGATATCGGCAAGCTGGGCGAGCAGCAGTCTGCGGTTCGCGGCGTCCTCGCGGGTTCCCGACCAGCGCGCCGAGAAGATGCCCGGTGCGCCGCCCATGATGTCCACGCTGATCCCGCTGTCATCGGCGAGCGCGACTCGTCCCGTGTGGGCGGCAGCCGCTCGCGCCTTGATCAACGCGTTCTCGTCAAAGCTTGCACCGTCTTCGACCGGCTCCGGCCCGTCGAAGGCTTCGATGATGATGCCGGTGACGTCACGCGCGAGAATCCGCTGAAACTCGGCGACCTTGTGAGCGTTGTGGCTTGCCAGCACGACGTGAAGCGTCATGCGTCACCAAGTGCTTCGGTCTGCAGGCCGCCGAGCTCGCGGGCGCCGTTCGTCGCGAGATCGAGCAGGGCGTCGAGCTCGGCTCTGTCGAACGGAGCACCCTCGGCCGTGCCCTGCACCTCGACGAACAGTCCTCGCCCCGTGACGACGACGTTCATGTCGGTTTCGGCGCGCACGTCTTCGACGTATGCGAGGTCGAGCATCGGCTCCCCGTCGATGATGCCGACGGAGACCGCAGAGACGCTGTCGATGAGCGGCACCGAATTCTTTCCGATGTGCCCCTTGCCTCGAGCCCACTCCATCGCGTCGACGAGAGCGACATAGGCGCCGGTGATCGCAGCCGTTCGCGTGCCCCCGTCAGCCTGCAGCACGTCGCAGTCGATCACGATCGTGTTTTCGCCGAGAGCCTTCATGTCGACGACGGCGCGAAGGCTCCGGCCGATGAGCCGAGAGATCTCGTGCGTGCGTCCGCCGATCTTTCCCTTGACCGATTCACGCCCCGAGCGCTCATTCGTCGCGCGCGGCAGCATCGCGTACTCCGCGGTGACCCACCCTTTCCCCTTGCCCGTGAGCCAGCGCGGCACGCCAGGTGTGAACGACGCCGTGCAGAGCACCTTGGTCTTGCCGAACGAGATGAGGGCCGACCCCTCCGCCTGCTCGCTCCATCCGCGTTCGATCGTCACGGGCCTCAGCTGGTCGGGGGTGCGTCCGTCTTTGCGCGTTGTCACGAATTATCTCCTTCTCTGAGTGCAGCGTGTAGTGAGGCAAGGTCGATGGCCCCGGTCTGCACGAGGTTCACCGACGAGATCTCGTGCCCGATCAGCCGGTGCGCGAGCTCGAGAAACTCATCGGCGCTCTGCCCTGTCGCCTCGTAGTGGTGAGTGGGTGGGGCGGATGCTGTTCGGGCGATGCCGCGGTCGATCAACGTGCGGTACACGTCGTTCGCGGTCTCCGTATCGCTCGAGACGAGTGTTACCTCCGGCCCCATGACGTATGAGATCACGCCCTTGAGGAACGGGTAGTGCGTGCATCCGAGCACGAGTGTGTCGACGTTCGCGTCGCGCAGCGAGCTCAAATACGACGTCGCGACCTCAAGGACTTCGTCGCCTGTGGTGACCCCGGCTTCGACGAACTCGACGAACCGGGGGCATGCCTGCGCGACGATCTCGAGATCCGGAGCAGCGGCGAACGCATC
This DNA window, taken from Paramicrobacterium agarici, encodes the following:
- the murI gene encoding glutamate racemase, with translation MTDAPIGIFDSGVGGLTVARAIQDQLPNESVLYVGDTAHSPYGPKPIADVRRYALEVLDDLVAQGVKMIVIACNTASSAMLRDARERYSVPVIEVIQPAVRTAVTTTRNRRVGVIGTEGTINSRAYHDAFAAAPDLEIVAQACPRFVEFVEAGVTTGDEVLEVATSYLSSLRDANVDTLVLGCTHYPFLKGVISYVMGPEVTLVSSDTETANDVYRTLIDRGIARTASAPPTHHYEATGQSADEFLELAHRLIGHEISSVNLVQTGAIDLASLHAALREGDNS
- the arsB gene encoding ACR3 family arsenite efflux transporter; its protein translation is MTDSLTRTAPKRLSTLDKWLPLWIGLAMVAGLLLGRFVPALSDALSAMEVGGISIPIGLGLLVMMYPVLAKVRYDKVAAVTGDKKLLVSSLVLNWLVGPAVMFALAWIFLPDLPEYRTGLIIVGLARCIAMVVIWNDLACGDREATAVLVAINSVFQVVMFSVLGWFYLTVLPGWLGLDAQGLEVSVWQIALNVLVFLGIPLAAGFASRFVGEKRKGRDWYEEKFLPRIGPWALYGLLFTIVLLFALQGEQVTSHPMDVARIALPLLVYFALMWFAGILLGKALRLGYARSTTLAFTAAGNNFELAIAVAIGTFGAASGQALAGVVGPLIEVPVLVGLVYVSLWAAKTWFHTDPYATESRTS
- a CDS encoding cation diffusion facilitator family transporter — encoded protein: MAHDHSHGTANRKRLIGVIALVSVTLIVEVVGGIMTGSLALLADAGHMFSDLTGLVIALVAMRIALRPATDRHTWGFQRTEVLAALANGLILTSVAVSVAIEGIQRLVDSAPAHVSGLPVLIVALIGLVVNAVSLGLLRQGARHSINMKGAYLEVFGDLLGSVLVAMSAIVIMTTGFMKADAIASLLIAAGILPRAAVLLRDVWRVLNESTPAGTDVELIREHVRDATGVVGVHDVHVWSITSGQSVFTAHVIVRREVFEEGRVGELLDHLTSCLADHFDVDHSTFQLEPARHSDTENIAHS
- the rph gene encoding ribonuclease PH; its protein translation is MTTRKDGRTPDQLRPVTIERGWSEQAEGSALISFGKTKVLCTASFTPGVPRWLTGKGKGWVTAEYAMLPRATNERSGRESVKGKIGGRTHEISRLIGRSLRAVVDMKALGENTIVIDCDVLQADGGTRTAAITGAYVALVDAMEWARGKGHIGKNSVPLIDSVSAVSVGIIDGEPMLDLAYVEDVRAETDMNVVVTGRGLFVEVQGTAEGAPFDRAELDALLDLATNGARELGGLQTEALGDA
- the rdgB gene encoding RdgB/HAM1 family non-canonical purine NTP pyrophosphatase yields the protein MTLHVVLASHNAHKVAEFQRILARDVTGIIIEAFDGPEPVEDGASFDENALIKARAAAAHTGRVALADDSGISVDIMGGAPGIFSARWSGTREDAANRRLLLAQLADIDDPNRAARFHCAIAIVDPVSGTENVARGEWPGRVAHAESGENGFGYDSIFIPEGLSVSSAELAPEHKNEISHRARAFQAAVPLLQAL
- a CDS encoding Flp pilus assembly complex ATPase component TadA; translated protein: MTTAVDIIAEAVRERVRRDGTDLSHHAELTERYVSEELQRYSERALAGAGQLIADERAAARQIIASLTGLGPLQAFLDDPEIEEIWINSPSRVFIARGGDPELTDVVLTETLVRDLVERMLQATGRRVDVSSPFVDASLADGSRLHVVIPDTGRSDC
- a CDS encoding metalloregulator ArsR/SmtB family transcription factor — translated: MTDTTVISDADTCAPSTAHAIGTEAATTVAGALKALADPLRLRMLSAIATDPRGESCVCDLADLAEVSQPTVSHHLKVLKETGMLLSERRGTWVYYRIAPGKQRAVAALLDAFAPAAAVTDDPEDAAARAAALQQMDARVTRLAEELADELTGLNRDLVIAIVRESYAGLVRSAKLTAHMIPLTERFARQRLADLTRDRTAGVPQVLFVCVQNAGRSQLAAAIVDQLAGGRVVARSAGSAPASDVHPHVRSLLTEIEGAQEAETAFPKPLTDDAVRAADVVVTMGCGDVCPIIPGVRYEDWAVGDPALASPEGVEAIRQDIEGRVRGLLATLTD
- the trxA gene encoding thioredoxin gives rise to the protein MSIVTPVTDATFRAEVIESELPVVVDIWATWCGPCKAIAPILDQLASDYAGRVKIVKVDADQNPETVTAAGVTSIPTLGFYRDGERVDVLIGAHPKPVYVAKIEELLA
- a CDS encoding DedA family protein gives rise to the protein MLNASLIPWLDPEVIITAAGPWAVLVVCLIVFAETGLLVGFLLPGDTLLIMAGLLSFSPGLGFDVWWVALFIGAAAFIGGEVGYLIGHRGGPRVFERKESGLFSVENVRRTNAFFERFGPIAVVVARFVPVIRTFAPVAAGVAHMNYRRYSLYNFVGAMLWGVGLVFAGYFLGYVPPIANFVRDYIDLILVAAVALTVIPTVWHYLAARRKARESVADGETARTDAEGAAELRLDSSVFGKRRR
- a CDS encoding arsenate reductase ArsC, which translates into the protein MTDQKPSVLFVCVHNAGRSQMAAGYLRELAGDRVEVRSAGSMPADQINPVAVEAMREEGIDITAEQPKVLTTEAVQASDVVITMGCGDACPFFPGKRYEDWKLDDPAGQGIDAVRPIRDDIKARVETLLAELLV
- the trxB gene encoding thioredoxin-disulfide reductase; its protein translation is MSNQEVELVIVGSGPAGYTAAVYAARAGLAPVVIAGSVTAGGALMTTTEVENFPGFVDGVQGPELMESMRAQAERFGARIVYDDAIRLELDGDVKTIETGAGATYRARAVVLTMGSAYRKLGLSEEERLSGHGVSWCATCDGFFFREQEIVVVGGGDSAMEEALFLTRFASKVTVVHRRDEFRASRIMAQRVLEDPKIEVAWNSEVAAILGDEQVTGLTLRDTVTGAERTLDATGVFVAIGHDPRSELVTGQVDTDADGYVRVAHPSTRTNLPGVFAAGDLVDHTYRQAITAAGTGCAAAQDAQHYLSNLEPTTVPELALEVSA